The Longimicrobium sp. genome includes a window with the following:
- the rpiA gene encoding ribose-5-phosphate isomerase RpiA, which yields MDVAGGGAEALKRKAAERAAEWIRDGMTLGLGTGSTVRHLLDVIAERRAAGEWAGIVGVPTSVDTERRARSLGIPLATLAERPRIDLTIDGADEVDPGLRLIKGLGGALLREKIVAAASRQLVIVADDSKVVARLGTKAPLPVEVDPFGEPVQPDFLRGLGCEPVLRTGADGAPYVTDGGNHILDCRFASGIADAEMLERSLALRPGIVESGLFLGMATAAVIAGAGGVRVMERGGEATS from the coding sequence ATGGACGTGGCGGGCGGCGGCGCGGAGGCGCTGAAGCGGAAGGCGGCGGAGCGGGCGGCGGAATGGATCCGCGACGGGATGACGCTGGGGCTGGGCACCGGCTCCACCGTGCGCCACCTCCTGGACGTGATCGCGGAGCGGCGCGCGGCCGGCGAGTGGGCCGGCATCGTGGGCGTGCCGACCTCCGTCGACACGGAGCGCCGTGCGCGCTCTCTCGGCATCCCCCTGGCCACGCTGGCCGAGCGGCCGCGGATCGACCTCACCATCGACGGGGCCGACGAGGTGGATCCCGGGCTGCGGCTGATCAAGGGGCTGGGCGGCGCGCTGCTGCGCGAGAAGATCGTGGCCGCGGCCAGCCGGCAGCTGGTGATCGTGGCGGATGATTCCAAGGTGGTCGCGCGCCTGGGGACGAAGGCGCCGCTCCCGGTGGAGGTGGACCCGTTCGGCGAGCCGGTGCAGCCGGACTTCCTCCGCGGGCTGGGGTGCGAGCCCGTGCTGCGCACCGGGGCGGACGGCGCGCCGTACGTGACCGACGGCGGCAACCACATCCTGGACTGCCGCTTCGCCAGCGGCATCGCCGACGCGGAGATGCTGGAGCGCTCGCTGGCGCTGCGCCCGGGGATCGTGGAGTCCGGGCTGTTCCTGGGGATGGCCACGGCGGCGGTGATCGCCGGCGCGGGCGGCGTCCGGGTGATGGAGCGCGGGGGGGAGGCCACGTCATGA
- the rpe gene encoding ribulose-phosphate 3-epimerase has product MRQVKLAPSILSADFTRLGEQIREAEEGGADWIHVDVMDGHFVPNITIGPLIAAAAKRSTSRVIDVHLMIEHPERYVEAFARAGADHLVVHVETCPHLHRTVQQIRELGVKPGVTLNPATPAEALGEILPYVDLVLVMSVNPGFGGQSYIPTSTAKIARIRRMLDERGLTDVELEVDGGIGPDNAAAVVRAGATALVAGSAVYNTHASVAENLRRLREAAESALQS; this is encoded by the coding sequence ATGAGGCAGGTGAAGCTGGCTCCGTCGATCCTCTCCGCGGACTTCACGCGGCTGGGCGAGCAGATCCGCGAGGCGGAGGAGGGCGGCGCGGACTGGATCCACGTGGACGTGATGGATGGACACTTCGTTCCCAACATCACCATCGGCCCGCTGATCGCCGCCGCGGCGAAGCGCTCGACCTCGCGGGTGATCGACGTGCACCTGATGATCGAGCACCCGGAGCGGTACGTGGAGGCGTTCGCCAGGGCCGGCGCCGACCATCTCGTCGTTCACGTGGAGACCTGCCCGCACCTGCACCGCACCGTGCAGCAGATCCGCGAGCTGGGGGTGAAGCCGGGGGTGACGCTGAACCCCGCCACCCCGGCCGAGGCGCTGGGCGAGATCCTGCCGTACGTGGACCTGGTGCTGGTGATGTCGGTGAACCCCGGCTTCGGCGGGCAGTCGTACATCCCCACCAGCACCGCCAAGATCGCCAGGATCCGCCGGATGCTGGACGAGCGCGGGCTGACCGACGTGGAGCTGGAGGTGGACGGCGGCATTGGCCCCGACAACGCCGCCGCCGTGGTGCGCGCCGGCGCGACGGCGCTCGTGGCCGGCTCGGCGGTGTACAACACCCACGCGTCGGTCGCCGAGAACCTGCGGCGCCTGCGCGAGGCGGCGGAGAGCGCCCTCCAGTCGTAA
- a CDS encoding YdcF family protein, whose protein sequence is MRLVRGAIRLFLFLVACWALLLVSIAVYGRRDEARAADAIVVLGAAQYNGHPSPVLEARLQHAVELYRTGKAETLIMTGGQAPGDTVSEAVVSRRWAMRHGVPRDAILVETTGMNTRESMHAVSELMKARGMHTAVLVSDPFHMLRLKLLARQMGVKGYTSPTESSPISRNPAEERKFLLRESIGLPFALLGLV, encoded by the coding sequence GTGCGGCTGGTGCGCGGGGCCATCCGGCTGTTCCTGTTCCTGGTCGCCTGCTGGGCGCTGCTCCTGGTCTCCATCGCCGTGTACGGGCGCCGCGACGAGGCGCGGGCGGCGGACGCGATCGTGGTCCTGGGCGCGGCGCAGTACAACGGGCACCCGTCGCCGGTGCTGGAGGCGCGGCTGCAGCACGCCGTGGAGCTGTACCGCACGGGCAAGGCGGAGACGCTGATCATGACCGGCGGCCAGGCGCCCGGCGACACGGTGAGCGAGGCCGTGGTCTCGCGGCGCTGGGCGATGCGCCACGGCGTGCCGCGCGACGCGATCCTGGTGGAGACGACGGGGATGAACACGCGCGAGTCGATGCACGCGGTGTCCGAGCTGATGAAGGCGCGCGGGATGCACACGGCGGTGCTGGTGAGCGACCCCTTCCACATGCTGCGCCTGAAGCTGCTGGCCAGGCAGATGGGGGTGAAGGGGTATACGTCGCCCACCGAGAGCAGCCCGATCTCGCGCAACCCGGCGGAGGAGCGGAAGTTCCTGCTGCGCGAGAGCATCGGGCTGCCGTTCGCGCTGCTGGGGCTGGTGTAG
- a CDS encoding aminotransferase class I/II-fold pyridoxal phosphate-dependent enzyme, with amino-acid sequence MGLIEKCSRYTRAREVQASGFYPYFIPIEASHDTEVVIGGKTKIMVGSNNYMGLTHHPYVLERAKEALYRYGTGCTGSRFLNGTLDLHVELEEKLAELMGTESALVFSTGYQTNLGVISTLVGRGDHLFLDKLNHASIVDGASLVYGTVHRYAHGDLRALERQLQAVPDTAHKLVVTDGVFSMEGDIADLPSIVALTEKYGAELMVDDAHSIGVLGPDGAGTAAHFGLSDKVLLTMGTFSKSFASIGGFVAGPEVILHYLRHHARSLIFSASMPPASVATVLAALEVMKREPERRDNLWRLTHRMQEGLKSLGFDIGHSETPIIPVVIGEMEDTFVMWKALFDAGVFTNPVMPPAVPESQCRLRISLMATHTDDHIDAVLEAFATVGRAIAVI; translated from the coding sequence ATGGGTCTGATCGAGAAGTGCAGCCGCTACACGCGCGCCCGTGAGGTCCAGGCGTCGGGGTTCTACCCGTACTTCATCCCCATCGAGGCAAGCCACGACACCGAGGTGGTGATCGGGGGGAAGACGAAGATCATGGTGGGCTCCAACAACTACATGGGGCTCACGCACCACCCCTACGTGCTGGAGCGGGCGAAGGAAGCGCTGTACCGCTACGGCACCGGCTGCACGGGGAGCCGCTTCCTGAACGGCACCCTGGACCTGCACGTGGAGCTGGAGGAGAAGCTGGCCGAGCTGATGGGCACCGAGAGCGCGCTGGTGTTCAGCACCGGGTACCAGACCAACCTCGGCGTCATCTCCACCCTCGTCGGCCGCGGCGACCACCTCTTCCTGGACAAGCTGAACCACGCCAGCATCGTGGACGGCGCATCGCTGGTGTACGGCACCGTGCACCGCTACGCGCACGGCGACCTGCGCGCGCTGGAGCGGCAGCTGCAGGCGGTGCCCGACACCGCGCACAAGCTGGTGGTGACCGACGGCGTGTTCAGCATGGAGGGCGACATCGCCGACCTGCCGTCGATCGTGGCGCTCACCGAGAAGTACGGCGCCGAGCTGATGGTGGACGACGCGCACTCGATCGGCGTGCTGGGGCCCGACGGCGCGGGCACGGCGGCGCACTTCGGGCTGAGCGACAAGGTGCTGCTGACCATGGGCACCTTCTCCAAGAGCTTCGCCTCGATCGGCGGGTTCGTGGCGGGGCCCGAGGTCATCCTGCACTACCTGCGTCACCACGCGCGTTCGCTGATCTTCAGCGCCAGCATGCCGCCGGCGTCGGTGGCCACGGTGCTGGCCGCGCTGGAAGTGATGAAGCGCGAGCCGGAGCGCCGCGACAACCTGTGGCGGCTCACGCACCGGATGCAGGAGGGGCTGAAGTCGCTCGGCTTCGACATCGGCCACAGCGAGACGCCCATCATCCCGGTGGTGATCGGGGAGATGGAGGACACCTTCGTGATGTGGAAGGCGCTCTTCGACGCCGGCGTGTTCACCAACCCGGTGATGCCGCCCGCGGTGCCCGAGAGCCAGTGCCGCCTGCGCATCTCGCTGATGGCCACGCATACCGACGATCACATCGACGCGGTGCTCGAGGCCTTCGCCACCGTCGGCCGCGCGATCGCGGTGATCTGA